A stretch of the Archangium violaceum genome encodes the following:
- a CDS encoding DUF2381 family protein: MAVRLSLSNPGAEPWTLAGAALVDSAGEQVELARWPLAPIPANGAGAVVVGIEGERAQLGCPCTLKLWEAAGPRTVTLGNVTFPVSQQAGP; the protein is encoded by the coding sequence GTGGCTGTGCGGCTGAGCCTGTCAAACCCCGGCGCGGAGCCCTGGACGCTGGCGGGGGCGGCGCTGGTGGACTCGGCGGGGGAACAGGTGGAGCTAGCCCGTTGGCCACTGGCGCCTATCCCCGCGAATGGGGCCGGTGCCGTCGTGGTGGGCATCGAGGGGGAGCGCGCGCAGCTCGGCTGCCCCTGCACCCTCAAGCTGTGGGAGGCAGCCGGGCCGCGCACCGTCACCCTTGGGAACGTCACCTTCCCGGTGAGCCAGCAGGCGGGGCCCTGA
- a CDS encoding ankyrin repeat domain-containing protein: protein MSKELFAAIEQHDTARVKALLAGGADPNEPQQEWPGLLPLQVAIHALADGGELSVLLALLEHGADVNAWDAERDRTPLLEAVCENQLAAVDVLVKAGAEPNVRSSEGDTPLRACAELGNVEMASLLLGAGATQTINDWGGLTGCTALGIAISRLDIPMMRLLLDAGADPEAPDDNRQPTRDRLPPRDDSDPQKWDAAFELLGGAKDRMPL, encoded by the coding sequence ATGTCGAAAGAACTCTTCGCAGCGATCGAGCAGCACGATACGGCCCGGGTCAAGGCGCTGCTGGCGGGAGGGGCCGATCCGAACGAGCCACAGCAGGAGTGGCCGGGACTGCTTCCGTTGCAAGTGGCCATCCACGCACTCGCCGATGGAGGCGAACTCAGTGTGCTCCTGGCGCTTCTTGAGCACGGCGCGGATGTCAACGCATGGGATGCCGAGCGGGACAGGACCCCTTTATTGGAGGCGGTCTGCGAAAACCAGCTAGCGGCAGTCGACGTGCTCGTGAAAGCGGGGGCCGAACCCAATGTGCGCAGCAGTGAAGGCGATACGCCGCTGCGGGCGTGCGCGGAGCTGGGCAATGTGGAAATGGCTTCTCTCCTGCTGGGCGCGGGTGCCACACAGACTATCAATGACTGGGGCGGATTGACTGGATGCACCGCACTCGGGATTGCGATATCGCGGCTGGACATTCCGATGATGAGACTACTTCTCGACGCGGGCGCGGACCCAGAGGCCCCAGACGATAACCGACAGCCCACTCGTGACCGCCTGCCGCCACGCGATGACTCCGACCCTCAGAAATGGGACGCCGCGTTCGAACTGCTCGGAGGAGCGAAGGACCGCATGCCGTTGTAG